A DNA window from Hordeum vulgare subsp. vulgare chromosome 1H, MorexV3_pseudomolecules_assembly, whole genome shotgun sequence contains the following coding sequences:
- the LOC123396864 gene encoding uncharacterized protein At5g39865-like — MGCASSTFTEDDERRIIGVSASASHIVSLTSSTYGILTYNLATSPSTKSAPPPPPPPPPPPATPLSLPSCRAKPKPPSDEQPEAEVINSWELMAGLHDPSTPAKSRSPRGPARRDAGDRPPRPIRFPLRAIDGNAAARILPPPPPQQRCPPGGARCAVLYTTTLRAVRATFEACNVARAALQSHGVAFRERDVSMDRGFRDELRALLPPGAPAALPRLFVRGRHVGGAEEVLRLDEEGALAPLLEGLPRARSHGCCDGCGGMRFLPCFDCSGSRKVLSGAGAAVKGRPERGVVLRCRECNENGLVLCPICS, encoded by the coding sequence ATGGGGTGCGCGTCGTCGACGTTCACCgaggacgacgagcgccggatcatCGGGGTGTCAGCCTCCGCGTCCCACATCGTCTCCCTCACCTCCTCCACCTACGGCATCCTCACCTACAACCTCGCCACCTCCCCTTCCACCAAATccgcacccccgccgccgccgccgccgccgcctcccccggccaCACCGCTCTCGCTCCCCTCCTGCAGGGCCAAGCCCAAGCCGCCCTCCGACGAGCAACCGGAGGCCGAGGTCATCAACTCGTGGGAGCTCATGGCCGGCCTGCACGACCCCTCCACCCCGGCCAAATCCAGGTCCCCGCGCGGGCCCGCCCGCAGGGACGCCGGCGACCGCCCGCCCCGCCCCATCCGCTTCCCGCTCCGCGCCATCGACGGCAACGCCGCGGCGCGCATCCTCCCCCCTCCGCCGCCGCAGCAGCGCTGCCCGCCCGGCGGCGCGCGCTGCGCCGTGCTCTACACCACCACGCTCCGCGCCGTGCGCGCCACCTTCGAGGCCTGCAACGTGGCGCGCGCGGCGCTGCAGTCCCACGGCGTCGCCTTCCGCGAGCGCGACGTCTCCATGGACCGCGGCTTCCGGGACGAGCTCCGCGCGCTGCTGCCCCCCGGCGCCCCGGCGGCGCTGCCGCGGCTGTTCGTGCGGGGCCGGCACGTGGGAGGCGCGGAGGAGGTGCTGCGGCTGGACGAGGAGGGCGCGCTGGCGCCGCTGCTTGAGGGCCTCCCCCGCGCGCGCTCCCACGGCTGCTGCGACGGCTGCGGCGGCATGAGGTTCCTCCCCTGCTTCGACTGCTCCGGCAGCCGCAAGGTGCTGTCCGGCGCCGGCGCGGCGGTGAAAGGGCGCCCGGAAAGGGGCGTGGTGCTCCGGTGCCGAGAGTGCAACGAGAACGGCCTCGTGCTCTGCCCCATCTGCTCCTGA